The following coding sequences lie in one Mycobacterium sp. DL440 genomic window:
- a CDS encoding ferredoxin reductase, protein MFTQTLTEGVGRRLLAGPRLSALANLLTGPHGVDRYTELVEPTWTRGDARAKVIAVRRQTPRSVTLTLEPNAAFAGFRAGQHINLSVEINGRRRTRCYSPASAEGAARVELTIGRHDGGLVSTYLCDHAYPGMVLGLDSVGGDFVLPAVLPKRILFVSGGSGVTPVMSMLRTLRGQAFTGEVAFVHYARGVEEACYLSELAAMGGAGVRVLHGYTRDGDGPIGDLDGYFDPAHLAAAFPDAEPDAVFVCGPPALVDAVRTHCPDARSESFVPPVFSASGESTGGTVTFTNSSVTVTDDGQTLLAQAEAAGLTPENGCRMGICHSCTRSKSRGAVRNLITGAVSSADSEDIQICVTAPIGDVDIDL, encoded by the coding sequence ATGTTCACTCAAACATTGACTGAAGGTGTCGGCCGGCGACTGCTGGCCGGCCCCCGGCTGAGTGCGCTCGCGAACCTGCTTACCGGTCCCCATGGAGTTGACCGCTACACCGAGCTGGTCGAACCGACCTGGACCCGCGGCGACGCCCGCGCCAAGGTGATCGCAGTGCGGCGGCAAACGCCGCGCAGCGTCACGCTGACCCTCGAACCCAATGCCGCCTTCGCCGGCTTTCGGGCGGGCCAGCACATCAACCTCTCCGTAGAAATCAACGGCCGGCGCCGCACCCGGTGCTACTCGCCGGCCAGCGCCGAAGGTGCAGCTCGTGTCGAGCTGACCATCGGCCGCCACGACGGCGGCCTGGTTTCGACGTACCTGTGCGACCACGCATACCCGGGCATGGTGCTGGGGCTCGACTCCGTCGGCGGAGATTTCGTCCTCCCGGCGGTACTGCCGAAGCGCATCTTGTTCGTCTCCGGCGGCAGCGGCGTCACTCCCGTGATGTCCATGTTGCGGACCTTGCGTGGACAGGCGTTCACCGGCGAGGTCGCGTTCGTGCACTACGCACGCGGCGTTGAGGAGGCCTGCTACCTCTCGGAGCTCGCGGCGATGGGCGGAGCCGGTGTGCGGGTGCTGCACGGATACACCCGCGACGGCGACGGGCCGATCGGCGATCTCGACGGATACTTCGACCCGGCGCACCTGGCCGCGGCCTTTCCCGATGCCGAGCCCGACGCGGTGTTCGTCTGCGGTCCGCCGGCGCTCGTCGACGCCGTCCGCACGCACTGCCCCGATGCGCGCTCGGAAAGTTTCGTCCCGCCCGTATTCAGTGCGTCCGGCGAATCCACCGGTGGCACAGTCACATTCACCAACAGTTCCGTTACCGTGACCGACGACGGTCAGACCCTGCTGGCGCAGGCCGAAGCGGCGGGGCTGACCCCGGAAAACGGATGCCGCATGGGCATCTGCCACAGCTGCACGCGGTCCAAGAGCCGCGGAGCAGTGCGCAACCTGATTACCGGCGCGGTTTCCAGCGCCGACAGCGAAGACATCCAGATCTGCGTCACCGCCCCAATCGGTGACGTCGACATCGACCTCTGA
- a CDS encoding acyl-CoA desaturase produces the protein MPELKKYTLTPDQFEEFGRELDVIRERAIADLGERDATYIRDIIKLQRKLEVGGRALLFLPPAWPVGTVMLGLSKILDNMEIGHNVMHGQYDWMGDPALRGQNFEWDSACPSNQWRHSHNYMHHTYTNVVDMDRDIGYGVLRMSEDQKWSPYYLGNPLYAFLLMVFFQYGVALHELETERIRTGEIKLRDKKDMLREMWAKVRKQTVKDYVAFPLLAGPFAPFVFAGNMTANLMRNVWSYTIIFCGHFPEGTHEFTIEETENESRGQWYFRQLLGSANLSGGKWFHIFSGNLSFQIEHHLFPDIPAHRYAEISGEVKEICQRYGLPYNSGPIHKQFASVVRKIVRLAFPWGGTPKDPEPAVKEPTIEETAPETDSQPICEPELVNC, from the coding sequence ATGCCCGAGTTGAAGAAGTACACCCTGACCCCCGACCAGTTCGAGGAATTCGGCCGCGAACTCGACGTCATCCGTGAACGCGCCATTGCCGATCTCGGTGAGCGCGACGCCACATACATCCGCGACATCATCAAGCTGCAGCGCAAGCTCGAGGTCGGCGGCCGTGCGTTGCTGTTCCTGCCGCCCGCCTGGCCGGTCGGAACCGTGATGCTCGGACTGTCGAAGATCCTCGACAACATGGAGATCGGCCACAACGTCATGCACGGCCAGTACGACTGGATGGGCGATCCGGCGTTGCGCGGCCAGAACTTCGAATGGGATTCCGCGTGCCCGTCCAATCAGTGGCGGCACTCGCACAACTACATGCACCACACGTACACCAATGTGGTCGACATGGACCGCGACATCGGTTACGGCGTCCTGCGGATGAGCGAGGACCAGAAGTGGAGCCCGTACTACCTGGGCAATCCGTTGTACGCATTCCTGTTGATGGTGTTCTTCCAGTACGGCGTCGCCCTGCACGAGCTGGAGACCGAGCGCATCCGCACCGGTGAGATCAAGCTGCGGGACAAGAAGGACATGCTGCGCGAGATGTGGGCCAAGGTGCGCAAGCAGACGGTCAAGGATTACGTGGCCTTCCCGCTGCTGGCCGGCCCGTTCGCGCCATTCGTGTTCGCGGGCAACATGACCGCCAACCTGATGCGCAACGTGTGGTCCTACACCATCATCTTCTGCGGGCATTTCCCGGAGGGCACCCATGAGTTCACCATCGAGGAGACCGAGAACGAGTCCCGAGGGCAGTGGTACTTCCGGCAGTTGCTCGGCTCGGCGAACCTCAGTGGTGGCAAGTGGTTCCACATCTTCAGCGGTAACCTGTCCTTCCAGATCGAACACCATCTGTTCCCCGACATTCCGGCGCATCGCTATGCCGAGATCTCCGGTGAGGTGAAGGAGATCTGCCAGCGTTACGGCCTGCCCTACAACTCGGGGCCGATCCACAAGCAGTTCGCCTCCGTGGTGCGCAAGATCGTGCGGCTGGCGTTCCCCTGGGGCGGCACGCCCAAGGATCCTGAGCCGGCCGTCAAGGAGCCCACGATCGAAGAAACTGCACCGGAAACGGATTCGCAGCCGATCTGCGAACCCGAACTCGTCAACTGCTGA